A window from Thiomonas sp. FB-Cd encodes these proteins:
- a CDS encoding SDR family oxidoreductase yields MAYTIDLSGRVALVTGASSGLGWQFARALAQAGAGVVLAARRTERLKELRARIEAEGGDAHVVRLDVTDIASIGSAVAHAETEMGNIDILVNNSGMSVARKLTDITPDDYDRMFDTNTRGAFFVAQEIAKRMIARSQGAAPGTWAGGRIINVASMAGLRVLPQIGVYAMTKAAVVHMTRAMALEWGRFGINTNAICPGYIDTEINHSHWQTDAGQKLIQMLPRKRVGKPEDLDAVLLMLASGQSDFVNGAVIAADDGFGA; encoded by the coding sequence ATGGCTTACACAATCGACTTATCAGGCCGGGTGGCCTTGGTCACGGGCGCATCCAGCGGCCTAGGTTGGCAATTTGCCCGCGCTTTGGCGCAGGCCGGCGCCGGCGTGGTGCTGGCGGCGCGGCGCACGGAGAGGTTGAAGGAGTTGCGCGCGCGTATCGAGGCCGAAGGCGGCGACGCTCACGTCGTACGGCTTGACGTGACGGATATCGCCAGCATCGGATCGGCCGTGGCGCACGCGGAGACCGAGATGGGCAACATCGACATTTTGGTCAACAACTCAGGCATGTCGGTGGCTCGCAAACTGACCGACATCACGCCGGACGACTACGACCGCATGTTCGATACCAATACGCGTGGGGCGTTCTTCGTCGCGCAGGAGATTGCCAAGCGCATGATCGCCCGCTCCCAGGGGGCTGCGCCTGGCACTTGGGCCGGGGGGCGCATCATCAACGTCGCCTCCATGGCGGGGCTGCGAGTGCTGCCGCAGATCGGCGTGTACGCGATGACCAAGGCCGCGGTGGTGCACATGACGCGCGCGATGGCTCTGGAATGGGGGCGTTTCGGCATCAACACCAACGCCATTTGCCCCGGGTACATCGACACCGAGATCAACCACAGCCATTGGCAGACCGACGCTGGCCAGAAGTTGATCCAGATGCTGCCGCGCAAGCGCGTGGGCAAACCCGAAGACCTCGACGCCGTGCTCTTGATGCTGGCCAGCGGGCAGAGTGACTTCGTTAACGGCGCGGTGATTGCTGCCGACGATGGCTTCGGTGCTTGA
- a CDS encoding acyl-CoA thioesterase — MASVLEAWWSDFMRLTLPEHKKWVFEATVPIRWGDMDAMGHVNNTVYFRYMEIARLDWLTSLSLGAAPQGQGPVVVNAFCNFHQELRHPGNVAVRMFVANAGRSSFDTYYELRRSDDLATVYASGGAKTVWIDYALRKGAPLPDSLRRLIAD; from the coding sequence ATGGCTTCGGTGCTTGAGGCTTGGTGGAGCGACTTCATGCGCCTAACCCTGCCCGAACACAAAAAGTGGGTCTTCGAGGCCACCGTTCCCATCCGCTGGGGCGACATGGACGCGATGGGCCACGTCAATAACACCGTGTACTTCCGCTACATGGAGATCGCCCGCCTGGATTGGTTGACCAGCCTAAGCTTGGGGGCGGCTCCGCAAGGGCAGGGACCAGTCGTGGTCAACGCTTTTTGCAACTTCCATCAAGAGTTGCGCCACCCAGGCAATGTTGCTGTGCGCATGTTTGTGGCCAACGCCGGGCGTAGCAGCTTTGACACGTATTACGAGCTTCGGCGCAGCGACGATCTCGCAACCGTGTACGCCAGTGGCGGCGCCAAAACGGTGTGGATTGATTACGCCCTTCGAAAAGGCGCACCACTTCCCGATTCACTGCGACGTCTGATCGCGGATTGA
- the moaA gene encoding GTP 3',8-cyclase MoaA → MSERTIPILDHRYASTVPRVPANQKAPVGLLADRLGRPLHDLRISITDRCNFRCTYCMPKDVFSAHYEFLRHAELLRFEEIDRLARIFVNLGVRKLRITGGEPLLRRGVEDLVAMLAKIRTPGGSPVELTMTTNGSILARKAQALAQAGLSRITVSLDALDDAVFRRMNDMDFPVRAVLDGIDAAQAAGLRPVKVNMVVQRGVNDDQILPMVDHFRSKGVVLRFIEFMDVGNTNHWRMDQVLPSSEVLARIAARHPMHALDPSVQGETAERWMLDDGSLEIGAISSVTHAFCRDCNRARLSMEGKLYLCLFATHGHDLRALLRGDAAQGIVAVSDENLAAAVAQVWGVREDRYSELRGTPAAEALRGERRVEMSYIGG, encoded by the coding sequence ATGTCCGAACGCACCATTCCCATCCTCGACCATCGGTACGCCTCCACCGTACCGCGCGTACCCGCGAATCAAAAGGCTCCCGTGGGCCTTTTGGCCGACAGACTTGGGCGGCCGTTACACGACCTGCGCATCTCGATCACAGACCGCTGCAACTTTCGCTGCACCTACTGCATGCCGAAGGACGTGTTTAGCGCGCACTATGAGTTCCTGCGCCACGCGGAGCTTCTGCGTTTCGAGGAAATCGACCGGCTCGCCCGTATCTTCGTGAATCTTGGAGTGCGCAAGCTGCGCATCACAGGAGGCGAGCCTCTGTTGCGCAGGGGCGTGGAGGATTTGGTCGCAATGCTGGCGAAAATCCGCACACCGGGTGGCAGTCCCGTGGAGCTGACGATGACCACGAACGGCTCCATCTTGGCTCGCAAGGCCCAGGCGCTGGCTCAGGCAGGGCTTTCCCGAATCACGGTCAGTCTCGACGCGCTGGATGATGCCGTCTTTCGCCGCATGAATGACATGGACTTCCCTGTGCGCGCGGTTCTCGACGGCATAGACGCGGCTCAGGCCGCGGGGCTACGCCCAGTCAAGGTCAACATGGTGGTGCAGCGCGGCGTCAATGATGACCAGATCCTGCCCATGGTCGATCATTTCCGGTCGAAGGGCGTGGTGCTGCGCTTCATCGAGTTTATGGACGTGGGCAACACCAACCACTGGCGTATGGACCAAGTGCTGCCTTCAAGCGAAGTGCTTGCGCGTATCGCTGCGCGTCATCCCATGCATGCACTGGATCCCAGTGTGCAGGGAGAAACCGCCGAGCGGTGGATGCTCGATGACGGAAGTCTGGAAATTGGCGCCATCTCCAGCGTGACCCACGCATTCTGCCGCGATTGCAACCGCGCCAGATTGTCGATGGAGGGCAAACTTTATCTTTGCCTGTTTGCCACGCACGGTCATGACCTGCGGGCACTTCTGCGCGGCGACGCCGCCCAGGGGATCGTCGCGGTGAGTGATGAGAATCTGGCGGCGGCTGTGGCCCAGGTCTGGGGCGTGCGCGAAGACCGCTATTCGGAATTGCGGGGCACACCTGCTGCCGAAGCCTTGCGGGGGGAACGCCGGGTGGAAATGTCCTACATCGGGGGCTGA